Proteins found in one Polyodon spathula isolate WHYD16114869_AA chromosome 10, ASM1765450v1, whole genome shotgun sequence genomic segment:
- the dhx32b gene encoding putative pre-mRNA-splicing factor ATP-dependent RNA helicase DHX32: MAENSAVSEEPYLSDGFDSEVVGEDGALDFGEELELNQFDGLPYSSRYYTLLKERKSLAVWEAKRQFMDSLAKNQFVIVSGAAKTGKSSQIPQWCAEHCLSVHYQHGMVVCTQVHKQKAVGLTLRVADEMDVNIGHEVGYVVPLESCCTSDTVLRYCTDDLLLREMMSDPLLEHYGVIVIDQAHERTVSTDVLLGLLKDIVLQRPELRVVVITAPHMCSKLQAYYGNAPLIRVDSKCQTEVVYSNSNHKDHFYAAVRLVFEMHHTKEDGDIVLFLASSQEIDSAHDIIRQEAVNLSPDLGILVPVSLIPGKGGFLSRHSEEQERSSKPYVRRVFLTTSKGEDLPWAINNVNFIIDVGIEKRNVYNPRIRANSLVVRPISKSQAEIRRQLVGTTGKCFCLYPEEMQLPDQTPPQILESNFTAMVVFLKRMDIAGLGHCEFLDRPDPEGLMQSLEELDYLAALDDDGNLSEIGIIMSEFPLDPQMAKTLLASCEFDCVNEMLTIAAMLTAPNCFLEPPLGSEQLALTCHMKFQHSEGDHFTLINVYNAYNQSRHFNLEKWCQDYFLSHTALQTADAIRSELRDIIKRIELPISEPSFGTKSNTLNIKRALLSGYFMQIARDLDGSGNYFMLTNKHVAQLHPFSVYGSKAEKLGLPEWVLFHEYTPSENNCVQTVTEISPEMFIEMAPQYFFYNLPHSESKEMLQLIIDHISSAQCKKEEQQNIQTLTHKTPEECQTLQASERCVIQ; encoded by the exons ATGGCGGAGAACTCCGCTGTATCGGAAGAACCGTATTTATCTGATGGATTTGATTCAGAAGTAGTCGGAGAGGATGGGGCTTTAGATTTCGGCGAGGAATTAGAACTGAACCAATTCGATGGGTTGCCTTATTCCTCCCGGTATTACACGCTACTCAAGGAAAGGAAGAGCCTCGCAGTTTGGGAGGCCAAGCGTCAATTCATGGACAGTTTGGCCAAGAATCAGTTTGTGATCGTCTCTGGGGCAGCAAAAACTGGCAAAAGCTCTCAG atCCCTCAGTGGTGTGCGGAGCACTGCCTGTCTGTTCACTACCAGCATGGCATGGTGGTGTGCACCCAGGTGCACAAGCAGAAGGCAGTGGGCCTCACACTCCGTGTGGCAGACGAGATGGATGTCAACATTGGACACGAAGTGGGTTATGTCGTCCCACTGGAAAGCTGCTGCACCAGCGACACCGTCCTGAG GTACTGTACTGATGATCTGCTGCTCCGAGAAATGATGTCTGACCCTCTCTTGGAGCACTATGGTGTCATTGTCATTGACCAAGCTCACGAAAGGACAGTCTCCACTGATGTGCTACTAGGGCTGTTGAAAGACATTGTGCTCCAGAGGCCTGAGCTCAGAGTTGTTGTAATCACTGCTCCCCACATGTGCAGCAAACTACAGGCTTATTATGGAAACGCTCCTCTTATAAGGGTGGACAGTAAGTGCCAAACAGAGGTGGTTTACAGCAATAGCAACCACAAGGACCATTTCTATGCTGCAGTGAGACTGGTGTTTGAAATGCATCACACAAAGGAGGACGGGGACATTGTTCTGTTTTTGGCTTCTAGCCAG gagaTTGACAGTGCTCATGATATCATCAGGCAAGAGGCTGTTAATCTGAGCCCAGATCTTGGAATACTAGTCCCGGTTTCCTTGATCCCAGGGAAAGGTGGATTTTTGTCCAGACACAGCGAGGAGCAGGAGAGAAGCAGCAAACCGTACGTTAGAAGAGTCTTCCTGACTACCAGCAAGGGGGAGGACTTGCCTTGGGCAATCAACAATGTGAACTTCATTATTGACGTGGGCATTGAGAAGAGAAAT GTTTACAATCCCAGGATCAGAGCCAACTCCCTTGTAGTGCGACCAATCAGTAAAAGCCAGGCTGAGATACGGCGGCAGCTTGTGGGTACAACAG ggaAGTGTTTCTGCCTGTACCCGGAAGAGATGCAGTTACCTGATCAGACTCCTCCTCAGATTCTGGAATCAAACTTCACAGCCATGGTGGTGTTTCTAAAAAGGATGGACATTGCTGGCCTGGGCCATTGCGAGTTCTTGGACAGACCAG ATCCGGAAGGTCTAATGCAGTCTCTGGAAGAGCTGGATTACCTGGCTGCCCTGGATGATGATGGAAACCTATCTGAAATTGGAATCATCATGTCGGAATTCCCACTTGATCCCCAGATGGCAAAGACTCTGCTGGCCTCCTGTGAATTTGATTGTGTGAACGAAATGCTTACCATAGCAGCGATGCTGACAG CTCCAAACTGCTTCCTGGAGCCTCCTCTTGGCTCAGAACAGCTGGCCCTCACTTGCCACATGAAGTTCCAGCACTCTGAAGGGGATCACTTTACTCTCATTAATGTCTACAATGCCTATAACCAAAGTCGAC acttCAACCTTGAGAAATGGTGCCAAGATTATTTTCTCAGCCATACTGCTCTCCAGACAGCTGATGCCATCAGATCTGAGCTGAGAGATATCATTAAACGTATTGAACTTCCCATCTCTGAGCCTTCCTTTGGAACAAAAAGCAACACTTTGAACATAAAGAGAGCGCTGCTGTCTGGGTACTTCATGCAG ATTGCTAGAGATTTAGATGGTTCTGGGAACTACTTCATGTTAACAAACAAGCACGTAGCCCAGCTGCATCCTTTCTCAGTATATGGCTCCAAGGCAGAGAAACTGGGACTTCCAGAGTGGGTTCTGTTCCATGAATACACACCCTCGGAAAACAACTGTGTTCAAACAGTCACAGAAATATCACCCGAGAT GTTTATCGAGATGGCTCCACAGTACTTCTTCTATAACCTTCCCCATAGTGAAAGCAAAGAGATGCTGCAGCTTATCATTGACCACATTTCTTCAGCACAGTGCAAAAAAGAGGAGCAACAGAACATTCAAACACTCACTCATAAAACCCCAGAGGAATGTCAAACACTCCAGGCTTCCGAAAGATGTGTTATTCAGTAA
- the LOC121322015 gene encoding protein BCCIP homolog, whose product MASLAKKRALGTGEEPEEDQEESSDEGIEGDSGDDDSDGSDEEINEEVTVDFEAHTISDSDCNGIKKLLKQLFLKANINLSQLTDLIIQQKHIGSVIRQADVPEDSDNDDDIDEVFGFISLLNLTERKGSECVEQIKELVLDHCEKCCPPSVAEQLNKILNDTTKPVGLLLSERFINVPPQIALPLHKQLQEEIAEAQRTNKPTGKCHFYIMISKTFKEAGKNNSTLRGGAPKKEELQFTNAEEEFFHEHAAVKFNYSVQEESDSCLAGRWSFDDVPMKPFRTVMLIPAKSIGPIMEKLREYLSI is encoded by the exons ATGGCGTCTTTGGCAAAAAAACGAGCATTGGGAACGGGAGAGGAGCCGGAGGAAGACCAGGAGGAAAGCTCGGATGAGGGGATCGAAGGTGACTCCGGAGACGACGACAGTGACGGTTCTGATGAAGAAATAAACGAG GAGGTAACTGTCGACTTTGAAGCACATACAATATCCGACAGCGATTGTAACGGGATCAAAAAGCTTTTGAAACAG ctGTTTTTGAAAGCCAATATAAACCTGTCTCAACTGACTGATCTGATAATCCAGCAGAAACACATTGGAAGTGTTATCAGA CAAGCTGATGTTCCAGAGGAcagtgataatgatgatgatatagATGAAGTCTTTGGATTCATCAGTCTTTTAAATCTGACTGAAAGAAAG GGCTCAGAGTGTGTTGAGCAGATTAAGGAGCTTGTGCTTGATCACTGTGAGAAGTGCTGTCCCCCGAGCGTCGCTGAGCAGCTAAATAAAATCCTGAACGACACCACAAAGCCTGTGGGCCTCCTGTTGAGCGAGAGATTCATCAATGTGCCACCGCAAATTGCGCTGCCCTTGCACAAACAGCTACA ggaGGAAATAGCAGAAGCCCAGCGAACCAATAAACCCACTGGGAAGTGCCATTTTTACATCATGATAAGCAAAACCTTCAAAGAGGCAGGAAAAAATAACAGCACACTAAGAGGAGGTGCACCAAAGAAAGAAGAACTGCAATTTACGAATGCTGAGGAGGAATTCTTTCACGAG CATGCAGCTGTAAAGTTCAACTACTCTGTCCAAGAGGAAAGCGACTCTTGTCTTGCTGGCCGATGGTCTTTCGATGATGTTCCAATGAAACCTTTCCGTACTGTAATGTTAATCCCAGCCAAGAGTATTGGTCCAATCATGGAAAAACTAAGAGAGTACCTGTCCATATGA